In Peromyscus eremicus chromosome 2, PerEre_H2_v1, whole genome shotgun sequence, a single genomic region encodes these proteins:
- the Rnf186 gene encoding E3 ubiquitin-protein ligase RNF186, translating to MPDVCCQQVPGESREEAGGVSTGPESMQVPAAPVDTPCGCPCPEQPHLSNSVPRISCTKAPQPISAGATTTTTIIALGPTGRLSISMEADLECLVCREPYNCARCPKLLSCQHTFCAVCLKLLLYVQEDTWSIPCPLCRKVTAVPGGLICSLRDQEAMVRRLALPYPEVRLCPQGLVGSATSAARPANWTGEDDQDIVNVNRVAARRLAVHLLLLALLIVLILPFIYPGVIRWVLAIIIALALLMSTLFCCHPHSQSSNWPCPRTLFCRKQKQAQITSIA from the coding sequence ATGCCAGACGTCTGCTGTCAGCAGGTACctggggagagcagagaggaggctGGAGGCGTCTCCACAGGGCCAGAATCCATGCAAGTTCCGGCAGCACCGGTGGACACTCCTTGCGGATGCCCCTGCCCAGAACAGCCTCATCTCAGCAACTCCGTACCCAGAATATCCTGCACTAAGGCCCCCCAGCCTATCTCAGCAGGTgccaccaccacgaccaccatCATTGCCTTGGGACCCACTGGGCGTCTCAGCATCTCTATGGAGGCTGACCTGGAATGCTTGGTGTGCAGAGAGCCTTACAACTGTGCCCGGTGCCCCAAGCTGCTGAGCTGTCAGCACACCTTCTGTGCCGTGTGCCTGAAGCTTCTGCTCTATGTGCAGGAAGACACCTGGTCCATCCCCTGTCCACTGTGCCGAAAGGTCACCGCTGTCCCGGGAGGTCTTATCTGCAGCCTGCGAGACCAGGAGGCGATGGTGAGGCGGCTGGCCCTGCCATACCCAGAGGTGCGCCTATGTCCCCAGGGGCTAGTGGGTTCTGCCACTTCAGCAGCGCGGCCAGCCAACTGGACAGGAGAAGATGATCAGGACATAGTGAATGTCAACCGTGTAGCTGCCCGGCGCTTGGCTGTACACCTGCTCTTGTTGGCTCTTCTCATTGTCCTCATCCTGCCTTTCATCTACCCTGGCGTCATCCGGTGGGTGCTGGCCATTATCATCGCCCTGGCGCTGCTGATGTCCACCCTGTTCTGCTGTCACCCTCACAGCCAGAGCAGCAACTGGCCTTGCCCCAGGACTCTGTTCTGCAGAAAGCAAAAGCAAGCCCAGATCACTTCTATTGCCTAA